The following coding sequences lie in one Cucurbita pepo subsp. pepo cultivar mu-cu-16 chromosome LG13, ASM280686v2, whole genome shotgun sequence genomic window:
- the LOC111809230 gene encoding E3 ubiquitin-protein ligase SHPRH isoform X8, with protein MVQREKGFSRNFGVGENVQLISPLCMPLECLDTRSRMFYNPFSGDLTWNAEQTLPHVYGGILADEMGLGKTIELLACILSHPMSVFEDGKGFDDEMQQLVGDQRTKFKRLKRERVECVCGAVSENHRYEGLWVQCDICDAWQHADCVGYSPKGRVLEPVDTKDGNCRKDKRNKRNTVNVTVRDEEHVCMPCLELMQATDSPMTTGATLIVCPAPILFQWHAEILRHTHPGSIKLLVYEGVRDTSLSNTLPVQINDIINSDIVLTSYDVLKEDLSHDYDRHEGDRRFMRFQKRYPVVPTPLTRIFWWRICLDEGQMVESNATAATEMASRLYASHRWCITGTPIQRKLEDLFGLLRFVKASPFNVHRWWVEVIRDPYERRDPGAMEFTHKFFKQIMWRSLKVHVTDELQLPPQEEQVTWLTFSPIEENFYQRQHETCVSYAREVIQGLKDDFVKRKVPGFVSSDVPSDILITHADAGKLLNTLLKLRQACCHPQVGSSGLRSLQQSPMTMEEILMVLVSKTKIEGEEALRRTVVALNALAGIAIIEKKFSEALSLYKEALELAEENNEDFRVDPLLSIHIHHNLAEILPLAMDQIQSPLKDQFYPRTCEVKASKMDDSEKSDNHIIKKQKVNGTLYVPCSDTEKIIDSPLELTGQDENAKKEENYEPHRSSSYFNDNYLRKACEAMRQKYLAVFSSKLSIAQQEFTKSYVQVCNELKSRENLNEVWWLQAVHHAEQNKDFSHELIRKIEEAVSGNLNNSKSRVGSRFRSIDALKYHVQTGLDLLEASRKLVLGRLLEIDQTMENPKDEDIERVRYCQNCQADSNGPPCVLCELDELFQEYEARLFRLNTVQGGMVTSVEEAVEAQKKKSALNRFYWSLLQQNKNLSSSRDGYEESNKRDAGERVVVSKHPSELEVVLGVIKNFCKTQLGKESIAAANKQLHLLEYMRKEYGHARSLAIAQAQVLNAHDEIKMATTRLCLRGNDDDDSAYAISEHELPAASVQYSSDKFVSLAMLSRVKGKLRYLKGLVQSKQNIPLGSSSNPASTQVPDITSTSVEQKSENTLKADEESCPVCQEALSNQKMVFQCGHMTCCKCLFAMTEKKLRDSTIQTKWVMCPTCRQHTDFGNIAYADDSKNETLDPSTLHKTSREDERSIRVQGSYGTKIEAVVRRILWIKYTDSEAKVLVFSSWNDVLDVLQYAFAANNITFVRMKGGRKSHTAISEFRGQKINTKENHKKQPLAEVPELRSAQVLLLLIQHGANGLNLLEAQHVILVEPLLNPAAEAQAISRVHRIGQQNKTFVHRFIVKDTVEESIHRLNRSRESSSFITGNTKNQDQPVFTLKEVESLFASRPSPLRESDEKESETLRHLAPSMAATIAAERRLKEHTT; from the exons ATGGTACAACGGGAGAAAGGATTTTCGAGAAATTTTGGTGTGGGAGAAAACGTGCAGCTTATTTCTCCCCTGTGTATGCCCCTGGAATGTCTTGATACTCGTTCGAGAATGTTCTACAATCCTTTCAG TGGAGATCTTACTTGGAATGCAGAGCAAACTTTACCGCATGTTTACGGGGGCATTCTAGCTG ATGAAATGGGTCTGGGAAAAACTATTGAACTACTGGCTTGCATACTTTCTCATCCGATGTCAGTGTTCGAAGATGGAAAAGgttttgatgatgaaatgCAACAACTTGTTGGAGATCAGAGaaccaaatttaaaagattaaagagGGAGCGTGTTGAGTGCGTGTGTGGAGCTGTTAGTGAAAATCACAGATACGAAGGGTTGTGGGTACAATGTGATATTTGTGACGCATGGCAACATGCTGACTGCGTTGGTTATTCACCTAAAGGAAGAGTTCTCGAACCCGTTGACACTAAGGATGGGAACTGTAGAAAGGACAAGAGAAATAAAAGGAATACAGTAAATGTAACTGTTAGAGATGAGGAACATGTTTGTATGCCATGCTTAGAGCTGATGCAGGCTACTGATTCCCCAATGACTACAGGTGCAACTCTAATTGTCTGTCCAGCTCCCATATTATTCCAGTGGCATGCCGAGATTTTACG TCATACTCATCCAGGTTCAATAAAACTACTTGTATACGAGGGAGTGAGAGATACTTCTCTTTCAAACACATTGCCTGTGCAGATCAACGATATCATCAATTCTGATATAGTCTTAACATCATATGATGTGCTCAAAGAGGACCTATCCCATGATTATGATAGGCATGAAGGCGATCGACGCTTCATGAGATTCCAGAAGAG GTACCCTGTTGTCCCTACTCCTCTCACCAGGATCTTTTGGTGGAGGATTTGTTTGGATGAGGGACAAATGGTCGAGAGCAATGCTACTGCTGCTACTGAAATGGCTTCACGGCTTTATGCTAGTCACCGCTGGTGCATTACGGGGACTCCCATACAAAGGAAACTTGAAGATTTATTTGGATTACTGCGATTTGTGAAAGCGAGTCCATTTAACGTTCACAGATGGTGGGTTGAAGTTATAAGAGATCCATATGAG AGAAGGGACCCTGGCGCTATGGAATTCACACACAAATTCTTTAAGCAAATAATGTGGCGTTCTTTAAAAGTACATGTTACAGATGAATTGCAGCTACCTCCTCAGGAGGAGCAAGTCACTTGGCTGACGTTTTCACCAATTGAAGAGAACTTCTACCAGAGGCAGCATGAAACTTGTGTGAGTTATGCCCGTGAAGTTATTCAAGGTTTGAAAGATGATTTTGTCAAAAGGAAAGTCCCAG GATTTGTTTCTTCTGATGTTCCATCTGATATTCTTATCACCCATGCCGATGCTGGAAAGCTGCTGAACACACTTTTGAAACTTCGCCAAGCTTGCTGTCACCCGCAAGTAGGAAGTTCGGGACTTCGCTCATTGCAACAATCCCCAATGACAATGGAGGAAATCTTGATG GTCCTTGTTAGTAAGACCAAGATAGAAGGAGAGGAAGCTCTGAGGAGGACAGTTGTTGCTTTAAATGCACTTGCTGGAATAGCTATAATCGAGAAGAAATTTTCTGAAGCCCTCTCACTGTATAAAGAAGCTCTGGAATTGGCAGAGGAAAACAATGAAGATTTTCGCGTAGATCCTTTGTTGAGCATTCACATCCATCACAATCTTGCTGAGATACTACCATTAGCCATGGACCAGATACAATCTCCTTTAAAAGACCAATTTTATCCAAGAACTTGTGAAGTGAAGGCCTCCAAGATGGATGATTCTGAAAAGTCCgataatcatatcataaagaaacaaaaagtcaACGGGACCCTGTATGTGCCTTGTAGTGATACGGAGAAGATCATCGACAGTCCTCTTGAGTTGACAGGACAAGATGAGAACGCCAAAAAGGAGGAGAATTACGAGCCTCATCGGTCAAGTAGTTACTTCAATGATAACTATTTAAGAAAAGCATGCGAGGCTATGAGGCAGAAATATCTAGCTGTCTTTTCCTCAAAGCTATCTATTGCCCAGCAAGAGTTCACAAAGTCCTACGTACAG GTCTGCAATGAACTCAAGAGCAGGGAAAATCTTAACGAAGTTTGGTGGTTACAAGCAGTTCACCATGCTGAACAGAACAAGGACTTCTCGCACGAGTTGATAAGAAAGATTGAAGAGGCTGTATCTGGAAACCTTAACAATTCGAAATCTAGAGTGGGATCTCG TTTCCGCAGCATTGATGCTTTGAAGTATCATGTTCAGACTGGTTTGGACCTTTTGGAAGCTTCGAGAAAATTGGTGCTTGGTCGACTTTTAGAAATTGATCAGACCATGGAAAATCCAAAAGATGAAGATATTGAACGTGTTCGATACTGTCAAAATTGTCAGGCCGACAGTAATGGACCACCTTGTGTTCTTTGTGAACTAGACGAACTATTTCAG GAATATGAGGCAAGACTTTTCCGGCTCAATACAGTACAGGGAGGAATGGTTACTTCTGTTGAAGAGGCAGTTGAAGCTCAGAAGAAGAAGTCTGCACTTAATCGTTTTTATTGGAGTCTATtgcaacaaaataaaaacttaagtTCATCTAGAGATGGATATGAAGAATCTAACAAAAGAGATGCTGGAGAAAGAGTTgtg GTGTCTAAGCATCCTTCTGAATTGGAGGTTGTTCTTGGTGTTATCAAGAACTTCTGTAAGACACAGCTAGGAAAAGAAAGTATAGCAGCAGCCAACAAACAGCTACACCTTCTGGAG TACATGCGAAAGGAGTATGGACATGCAAGGTCCTTAGCCATTGCTCAAGCTCAAGTTTTGAACGCTCACGACGAAATTAAGATGGCAACCACGAGATTATGCTTAAGGGGCAATGATGATGACGACTCAGCTTATGCTATTAGTGAGCATGAGCTTCCTGCAGCTAGTGTCCAATATTCTAGCGATAAGTTCGTGTCCTTGGCTATGTTATCGCGTGTCAAAGGGAAACTTCGTTATTTGAAG GGTTTGGTGCAATCTAAGCAAAACATACCATTAGGTAGTTCTAGTAATCCAGCATCAACTCAAGTACCGGATATCACATCTACATCAGTGGAACAAAAAAGTGAGAACACATTGAAAGCTGATGAAGAATCATGCCCTGTTTGCCAAGAAGCACTAAGCAATCAAAAGATGGTTTTTCAATGTGGACACATGACATGCTGTAAAT GTTTGTTTGCAATGACTGAAAAGAAATTGCGTGATAGTACAATTCAAACCAAATGGGTGATGTGCCCAACCTGTCGCCAACACACAGATTTCGGGAATATCGCTTACGCGGATGATAGTAAAAATGAAACACTCGATCCTTCAACTTTGCACAAAACTTCCAGGGAGGATGAAAGGTCCATTAGAGTTCAGGGTTCCTATGGAACGAAG ATTGAAGCAGTTGTAAGGCGAATCTTGTGGATCAAGTATACAGATTCCGAGGCCAAAGTTCTCGTTTTCTCTAGTTGGAACgatgttcttgatgttttACAATATGCCTTTGCTGCCAACAACATTACCTTTGTCAGGATGAAAGGAGGCAG GAAATCTCATACAGCCATTAGTGAATTTAGAGGACAGAAGAtcaatacaaaagaaaatcacaAGAAACAGCCATTGGCAGAGGTTCCAGAATTAAGATCTGCTCAGGTTTTATTGCTCTTGATTCAGCATGGAGCTAATGGCCTGAACCTTTTAGAAGCTCAACATGTTATCCTTGTGGAGCCACTGCTCAATCCAGCTGCAGAAGCGCAAGCAATTAGCAGGGTACACCGAATTGGACAGCAAAACAAGACGTTTGTTCACCGCTTCATA GTTAAAGACACAGTGGAAGAGAGCATACACAGGCTTAACCGAAGCAGAGAGAGTTCTTCCTTCATCACTGGAAATACAAAGAACCAAGATCAGCCCGTTTTTACGCTTAAAGAAGTCGAGTCTCTGTTTGCATCAAGACCATCACCATTGAGGGAAAGTGATGAGAAGGAAAGTGAAACGCTAAGGCATTTGGCTCCTTCCATGGCTGCTACTATTGCAGCTGAGAGGAGACTCAAAGAGCATACAACGTAG
- the LOC111809230 gene encoding E3 ubiquitin-protein ligase SHPRH isoform X7, whose product MMPLSHQTYWMVQREKGFSRNFGVGENVQLISPLCMPLECLDTRSRMFYNPFSGDLTWNAEQTLPHVYGGILADEMGLGKTIELLACILSHPMSVFEDGKGFDDEMQQLVGDQRTKFKRLKRERVECVCGAVSENHRYEGLWVQCDICDAWQHADCVGYSPKGRVLEPVDTKDGNCRKDKRNKRNTVNVTVRDEEHVCMPCLELMQATDSPMTTGATLIVCPAPILFQWHAEILRHTHPGSIKLLVYEGVRDTSLSNTLPVQINDIINSDIVLTSYDVLKEDLSHDYDRHEGDRRFMRFQKRYPVVPTPLTRIFWWRICLDEGQMVESNATAATEMASRLYASHRWCITGTPIQRKLEDLFGLLRFVKASPFNVHRWWVEVIRDPYERRDPGAMEFTHKFFKQIMWRSLKVHVTDELQLPPQEEQVTWLTFSPIEENFYQRQHETCVSYAREVIQGLKDDFVKRKVPGFVSSDVPSDILITHADAGKLLNTLLKLRQACCHPQVGSSGLRSLQQSPMTMEEILMVLVSKTKIEGEEALRRTVVALNALAGIAIIEKKFSEALSLYKEALELAEENNEDFRVDPLLSIHIHHNLAEILPLAMDQIQSPLKDQFYPRTCEVKASKMDDSEKSDNHIIKKQKVNGTLYVPCSDTEKIIDSPLELTGQDENAKKEENYEPHRSSSYFNDNYLRKACEAMRQKYLAVFSSKLSIAQQEFTKSYVQVCNELKSRENLNEVWWLQAVHHAEQNKDFSHELIRKIEEAVSGNLNNSKSRVGSRFRSIDALKYHVQTGLDLLEASRKLVLGRLLEIDQTMENPKDEDIERVRYCQNCQADSNGPPCVLCELDELFQEYEARLFRLNTVQGGMVTSVEEAVEAQKKKSALNRFYWSLLQQNKNLSSSRDGYEESNKRDAGERVVVSKHPSELEVVLGVIKNFCKTQLGKESIAAANKQLHLLEYMRKEYGHARSLAIAQAQVLNAHDEIKMATTRLCLRGNDDDDSAYAISEHELPAASVQYSSDKFVSLAMLSRVKGKLRYLKGLVQSKQNIPLGSSSNPASTQVPDITSTSVEQKSENTLKADEESCPVCQEALSNQKMVFQCGHMTCCKCLFAMTEKKLRDSTIQTKWVMCPTCRQHTDFGNIAYADDSKNETLDPSTLHKTSREDERSIRVQGSYGTKIEAVVRRILWIKYTDSEAKVLVFSSWNDVLDVLQYAFAANNITFVRMKGGRKSHTAISEFRGQKINTKENHKKQPLAEVPELRSAQVLLLLIQHGANGLNLLEAQHVILVEPLLNPAAEAQAISRVHRIGQQNKTFVHRFIVKDTVEESIHRLNRSRESSSFITGNTKNQDQPVFTLKEVESLFASRPSPLRESDEKESETLRHLAPSMAATIAAERRLKEHTT is encoded by the exons ATGATGCCATTAAGCCATCAAA CCTACTGGATGGTACAACGGGAGAAAGGATTTTCGAGAAATTTTGGTGTGGGAGAAAACGTGCAGCTTATTTCTCCCCTGTGTATGCCCCTGGAATGTCTTGATACTCGTTCGAGAATGTTCTACAATCCTTTCAG TGGAGATCTTACTTGGAATGCAGAGCAAACTTTACCGCATGTTTACGGGGGCATTCTAGCTG ATGAAATGGGTCTGGGAAAAACTATTGAACTACTGGCTTGCATACTTTCTCATCCGATGTCAGTGTTCGAAGATGGAAAAGgttttgatgatgaaatgCAACAACTTGTTGGAGATCAGAGaaccaaatttaaaagattaaagagGGAGCGTGTTGAGTGCGTGTGTGGAGCTGTTAGTGAAAATCACAGATACGAAGGGTTGTGGGTACAATGTGATATTTGTGACGCATGGCAACATGCTGACTGCGTTGGTTATTCACCTAAAGGAAGAGTTCTCGAACCCGTTGACACTAAGGATGGGAACTGTAGAAAGGACAAGAGAAATAAAAGGAATACAGTAAATGTAACTGTTAGAGATGAGGAACATGTTTGTATGCCATGCTTAGAGCTGATGCAGGCTACTGATTCCCCAATGACTACAGGTGCAACTCTAATTGTCTGTCCAGCTCCCATATTATTCCAGTGGCATGCCGAGATTTTACG TCATACTCATCCAGGTTCAATAAAACTACTTGTATACGAGGGAGTGAGAGATACTTCTCTTTCAAACACATTGCCTGTGCAGATCAACGATATCATCAATTCTGATATAGTCTTAACATCATATGATGTGCTCAAAGAGGACCTATCCCATGATTATGATAGGCATGAAGGCGATCGACGCTTCATGAGATTCCAGAAGAG GTACCCTGTTGTCCCTACTCCTCTCACCAGGATCTTTTGGTGGAGGATTTGTTTGGATGAGGGACAAATGGTCGAGAGCAATGCTACTGCTGCTACTGAAATGGCTTCACGGCTTTATGCTAGTCACCGCTGGTGCATTACGGGGACTCCCATACAAAGGAAACTTGAAGATTTATTTGGATTACTGCGATTTGTGAAAGCGAGTCCATTTAACGTTCACAGATGGTGGGTTGAAGTTATAAGAGATCCATATGAG AGAAGGGACCCTGGCGCTATGGAATTCACACACAAATTCTTTAAGCAAATAATGTGGCGTTCTTTAAAAGTACATGTTACAGATGAATTGCAGCTACCTCCTCAGGAGGAGCAAGTCACTTGGCTGACGTTTTCACCAATTGAAGAGAACTTCTACCAGAGGCAGCATGAAACTTGTGTGAGTTATGCCCGTGAAGTTATTCAAGGTTTGAAAGATGATTTTGTCAAAAGGAAAGTCCCAG GATTTGTTTCTTCTGATGTTCCATCTGATATTCTTATCACCCATGCCGATGCTGGAAAGCTGCTGAACACACTTTTGAAACTTCGCCAAGCTTGCTGTCACCCGCAAGTAGGAAGTTCGGGACTTCGCTCATTGCAACAATCCCCAATGACAATGGAGGAAATCTTGATG GTCCTTGTTAGTAAGACCAAGATAGAAGGAGAGGAAGCTCTGAGGAGGACAGTTGTTGCTTTAAATGCACTTGCTGGAATAGCTATAATCGAGAAGAAATTTTCTGAAGCCCTCTCACTGTATAAAGAAGCTCTGGAATTGGCAGAGGAAAACAATGAAGATTTTCGCGTAGATCCTTTGTTGAGCATTCACATCCATCACAATCTTGCTGAGATACTACCATTAGCCATGGACCAGATACAATCTCCTTTAAAAGACCAATTTTATCCAAGAACTTGTGAAGTGAAGGCCTCCAAGATGGATGATTCTGAAAAGTCCgataatcatatcataaagaaacaaaaagtcaACGGGACCCTGTATGTGCCTTGTAGTGATACGGAGAAGATCATCGACAGTCCTCTTGAGTTGACAGGACAAGATGAGAACGCCAAAAAGGAGGAGAATTACGAGCCTCATCGGTCAAGTAGTTACTTCAATGATAACTATTTAAGAAAAGCATGCGAGGCTATGAGGCAGAAATATCTAGCTGTCTTTTCCTCAAAGCTATCTATTGCCCAGCAAGAGTTCACAAAGTCCTACGTACAG GTCTGCAATGAACTCAAGAGCAGGGAAAATCTTAACGAAGTTTGGTGGTTACAAGCAGTTCACCATGCTGAACAGAACAAGGACTTCTCGCACGAGTTGATAAGAAAGATTGAAGAGGCTGTATCTGGAAACCTTAACAATTCGAAATCTAGAGTGGGATCTCG TTTCCGCAGCATTGATGCTTTGAAGTATCATGTTCAGACTGGTTTGGACCTTTTGGAAGCTTCGAGAAAATTGGTGCTTGGTCGACTTTTAGAAATTGATCAGACCATGGAAAATCCAAAAGATGAAGATATTGAACGTGTTCGATACTGTCAAAATTGTCAGGCCGACAGTAATGGACCACCTTGTGTTCTTTGTGAACTAGACGAACTATTTCAG GAATATGAGGCAAGACTTTTCCGGCTCAATACAGTACAGGGAGGAATGGTTACTTCTGTTGAAGAGGCAGTTGAAGCTCAGAAGAAGAAGTCTGCACTTAATCGTTTTTATTGGAGTCTATtgcaacaaaataaaaacttaagtTCATCTAGAGATGGATATGAAGAATCTAACAAAAGAGATGCTGGAGAAAGAGTTgtg GTGTCTAAGCATCCTTCTGAATTGGAGGTTGTTCTTGGTGTTATCAAGAACTTCTGTAAGACACAGCTAGGAAAAGAAAGTATAGCAGCAGCCAACAAACAGCTACACCTTCTGGAG TACATGCGAAAGGAGTATGGACATGCAAGGTCCTTAGCCATTGCTCAAGCTCAAGTTTTGAACGCTCACGACGAAATTAAGATGGCAACCACGAGATTATGCTTAAGGGGCAATGATGATGACGACTCAGCTTATGCTATTAGTGAGCATGAGCTTCCTGCAGCTAGTGTCCAATATTCTAGCGATAAGTTCGTGTCCTTGGCTATGTTATCGCGTGTCAAAGGGAAACTTCGTTATTTGAAG GGTTTGGTGCAATCTAAGCAAAACATACCATTAGGTAGTTCTAGTAATCCAGCATCAACTCAAGTACCGGATATCACATCTACATCAGTGGAACAAAAAAGTGAGAACACATTGAAAGCTGATGAAGAATCATGCCCTGTTTGCCAAGAAGCACTAAGCAATCAAAAGATGGTTTTTCAATGTGGACACATGACATGCTGTAAAT GTTTGTTTGCAATGACTGAAAAGAAATTGCGTGATAGTACAATTCAAACCAAATGGGTGATGTGCCCAACCTGTCGCCAACACACAGATTTCGGGAATATCGCTTACGCGGATGATAGTAAAAATGAAACACTCGATCCTTCAACTTTGCACAAAACTTCCAGGGAGGATGAAAGGTCCATTAGAGTTCAGGGTTCCTATGGAACGAAG ATTGAAGCAGTTGTAAGGCGAATCTTGTGGATCAAGTATACAGATTCCGAGGCCAAAGTTCTCGTTTTCTCTAGTTGGAACgatgttcttgatgttttACAATATGCCTTTGCTGCCAACAACATTACCTTTGTCAGGATGAAAGGAGGCAG GAAATCTCATACAGCCATTAGTGAATTTAGAGGACAGAAGAtcaatacaaaagaaaatcacaAGAAACAGCCATTGGCAGAGGTTCCAGAATTAAGATCTGCTCAGGTTTTATTGCTCTTGATTCAGCATGGAGCTAATGGCCTGAACCTTTTAGAAGCTCAACATGTTATCCTTGTGGAGCCACTGCTCAATCCAGCTGCAGAAGCGCAAGCAATTAGCAGGGTACACCGAATTGGACAGCAAAACAAGACGTTTGTTCACCGCTTCATA GTTAAAGACACAGTGGAAGAGAGCATACACAGGCTTAACCGAAGCAGAGAGAGTTCTTCCTTCATCACTGGAAATACAAAGAACCAAGATCAGCCCGTTTTTACGCTTAAAGAAGTCGAGTCTCTGTTTGCATCAAGACCATCACCATTGAGGGAAAGTGATGAGAAGGAAAGTGAAACGCTAAGGCATTTGGCTCCTTCCATGGCTGCTACTATTGCAGCTGAGAGGAGACTCAAAGAGCATACAACGTAG